One genomic region from Rosa rugosa chromosome 1, drRosRugo1.1, whole genome shotgun sequence encodes:
- the LOC133709791 gene encoding probable galactinol--sucrose galactosyltransferase 6, with protein sequence MTIKPAVRVSDGKLIVKNRTVLTGLPDNVVATSGSASGPAEGVFLGAAFEEGSSRHVTSLGTLQNGVRFMACFRFKLWWMAQKMGRSGRDVPLETQFLLVETQDASHLEEDQIVYAVFLPLIEGSFRASLQGNYSGDELELCLESGDVDTKAASFSHAVFVHAGTDPFVTITEAVRAVKVHLKTFRQRHEKKLPGIVDYFGWCTWDAFYQEVTQEGVEAGLKSLTAGGAPPKFVIIDDGWQSVAGDQDKAGELQRLTGIKENSKFQHKDDGIMTIVNIAKEKYGLKYVYVWHAITGYWGGVRPGTEYGSVLKYPDLSKGVMENEPAWKTDMIRLQGLGLVNPKSVYKFYNELHSYLASAGVDGVKVDVQCVLETLGAGLGGRVELTRQYHQALDASVSRNFEDNGIIACMSHNTDALYCAKQTAVVRASDDFYPRDPKSHTIHVAAVAYNSVFLGEFMLPDWDMFHSLHPAAEYHASARAISGGPVYVSDAPGKHDFELLKKIVLPDGSVLRARLPGRPTRDCLFTDPARDGVSLLKIWNMNKYTGVVGVYNCQGAAWSSLERKNAFHETKSDAITGYVRGRDVHLIKEAATDPDWNGDCAVYCNRTGELVTLPYNAAMPISLKVLEHEIFTVSPIRVLAPGVRFAPLGLVDMYNAGGAIEDLRYEKQRLVSMEVKGCGKFGVYSSEKPRRCCVGTHEIDFSYDSASGLVTLSLDHMPEEGKRVQPVEVEL encoded by the exons ATGACGATTAAGCCGGCGGTTCGCGTTTCCGACGGGAAACTGATAGTGAAGAACCGGACGGTTCTGACCGGATTACCGGACAATGTGGTCGCCACGTCCGGTTCGGCTTCCGGTCCCGCCGAGGGAGTCTTCCTCGGCGCCGCGTTCGAGGAGGGCAGCAGCCGGCACGTGACTTCTCTCGGAACTTTACAAAACGGCGTGCGTTTCATGGCGTGCTTCCGGTTCAAGCTATGGTGGATGGCCCAGAAAATGGGCCGCTCCGGCCGCGACGTCCCTCTCGAGACTCAATTCCTATTGGTCGAGACCCAAGACGCGTCCCACCTCGAAGAGGACCAGATCGTGTACGCCGTGTTCCTCCCTCTCATCGAAGGCTCCTTCAGGGCTAGCTTACAGGGGAATTACAGCGGAGACGAGCTGGAGCTTTGTTTGGAGAGCGGCGACGTGGACACCAAAGCGGCGTCGTTTAGCCACGCGGTGTTCGTTCACGCCGGGACGGACCCGTTCGTGACGATAACGGAGGCGGTCAGGGCCGTTAAGGTACACCTGAAGACGTTCCGTCAACGTCACGAGAAGAAGCTCCCCGGAATCGTTGACTATTTCGGGTGGTGCACCTGGGACGCGTTTTACCAGGAAGTGACTCAGGAAGGAGTTGAGGCCGGCCTCAAGTCCCTCACCGCCGGCGGAGCGCCGCCGAAGTTTGTCATCATCGACGACGGGTGGCAGTCCGTCGCCGGCGATCAGGACAAAGCCGGGGAGCTACAGAGACTGACCGGAATCAAAGAAAACTCGAAGTTTCAACACAAGGATGATGGGATAATGACGATAGTGAACATAGCAAAAGAAAAATACGGGTTGAAATACGTGTACGTCTGGCACGCGATTACCGGCTACTGGGGAGGAGTCCGGCCCGGAACTGAATACGGGTCGGTTCTGAAGTACCCGGATTTGTCGAAAGGGGTTATGGAAAACGAACCGGCCTGGAAAACGGACATGATCCGGTTACAGGGTCTGGGCTTAGTGAACCCGAAAAGCGTGTACAAGTTTTACAACGAGCTACACAGCTACTTGGCCTCTGCGGGTGTAGATGGGGTTAAGGTGGACGTGCAGTGCGTGCTGGAGACTCTCGGAGCCGGGCTGGGCGGGCGGGTCGAGCTGACCCGGCAGTACCACCAGGCATTGGATGCTTCGGTGTCTCGGAACTTTGAAGATAATGGGATCATAGCATGCATGAGCCATAATACTGATGCGCTGTACTGTGCGAAACAGACGGCGGTGGTGAGAGCCTCCGACGATTTCTACCCGCGCGATCCGAAATCGCATACGATCCACGTGGCGGCGGTGGCGTATAATAGCGTTTTCCTCGGCGAGTTTATGCTGCCGGATTGGGATATGTTCCACTCGCTCCACCCCGCGGCTGAGTACCACGCGTCCGCTAGAGCCATTAGTGGTGGACCTGTTTATGTTAG TGATGCGCCTGGGAAGCATGACTTTGAGCTTTTGAAGAAGATTGTATTGCCGGACGGGTCGGTGCTCCGGGCGCGGTTACCCGGAAGGCCGACCCGGGACTGCTTGTTCACTGATCCGGCCCGGGATGGGGTGAGTTTATTGAAGATATGGAACATGAATAAGTACACAGGTGTAGTGGGGGTGTACAATTGCCAAGGAGCAGCATGGAGTTCACTGGAGAGAAAGAATGCATTCCACGAGACGAAATCGGACGCCATAACCGGTTATGTTCGTGGCCGTGACGTCCACCTCATTAAGGAGGCAGCCACTGATCCCGATTGGAATGGTGACTGCGCCGTGTATTGCAATCGGACAGGGGAGCTTGTGACATTGCCTTACAATGCTGCCATGCCTATTTCCCTCAAAGTGCTTGAACATGAGATTTTCACTGTCAGCCCCATCAGGGTTTTGGCGCCTGGCGTGAGATTCGCTCCTTTGGGACTGGTTGACATGTACAATGCCGGTGGAGCCATTGAAGACTTGAGATATGAGAAGCAGAGATTAGTCTCTATGGAGGTTAAAGGGTGTGGCAAATTTGGTGTGTATTCTTCAGAGAAGCCCAGGAGGTGTTGTGTTGGGACTCATGAGATTGATTTCAGCTATGATTCGGCATCTGGATTGGTGACTTTGAGCTTGGATCATATGCCTGAAGagggaaaaagagtacaaccaGTCGAGGTTGAGTTATAG